In one Perca fluviatilis chromosome 7, GENO_Pfluv_1.0, whole genome shotgun sequence genomic region, the following are encoded:
- the nphs1 gene encoding nephrin — protein sequence MRCTGFMLCGEECVEFLLRDSEIISALPRKPMRAICRSGRQKDAPEPQRHSTGTHAQQAFRSEPRNLTVRMGATAVLRCEVLRASGTVQWVKDGLLLGPQRSLPGFPRYSMIGNPTKGQYHLQIEKAQLEDDASYECQVGRSESSRAIISSTVWVNMLIPPSKPYFEVDMATPWTAGKKYVVTCIAPDAKPMAEITLYKDGVELTGVESFNMSGSKDKLLNTHADVTYVFAHLPDSFFSPTCSISPSLSLFLVSLVFTPLLFSPSFLVSAMNFGTQRTVTWHCAIELASVKYTKLHSGSETDPILAGRQVPILPPQPPVIVGLERAEVKAGRMLVLECVSHGGNPLATLHWTKNGEVLSTTWKKDVVAQKSISILYLKITPADNQAVLCCESVNLVSLSPLSVSRKITVFFEPAEVTLLGEFTTIEGQDLVLNCYTTSSNPPVQIRWWLGYKELDSSVATITEGDNGGMITISNMTHVVSREDDGLKLTCEAFNKGTHFSKSQDAILNVYYPPLKVWLDTPPQDVPLRSGTTVCLICFSTGGNPPGTLTWFKNGKALSDALRQTSFDRGVARELVLVLTASDNMATYRCDATNKAKKTISAHTKLMVNFTAISMKISTKQQELRRGQMLTLECQSGSSNPKASISWTLGALRFQGVEQPPKRAQFGGVSVHSSLSLNLSSQHHNQRVICQAYSPVLAEGANTFFKLNVLYPPEFSPEQPTKVQVVENDMATIPLLVSANPEEVSCIWLHRREKLVKVGYLRYNWSDENALEIRNVTRNNAGVYTVKCSNDEGVNQTSVMLDIQYAPSVKAEKDPVLVNLGETADMICVADANPIISDMFFWKWLGEGEVEVGQETQEDKYGLLTIHNVTRAHAGLYQCTANNGIAPPATVDVQLIVQFKPEIQKGAQWRKVASRGDGTTTAEVVCWAEGIPRVDFSWEKNGVLMDFANHRYEEQTVSEGSFQTSTVRVINVSAALDYAVFSCTARNSLGEDKLDIQLVSTNHPDPPTSFRQVSVSHDSVTLEWIPSFNGGLRQRFRIRYRSDQSASFLYMDVFPPSASTFTITGLQPVTTYNFSVNALNAIGESGYADNNAVLTITTMARPEEEVPEEERGYLTEVLTVVFGILLVLNSLGCFFGLRWKKRRGQTGGKGGSVLGGKKNEEDGSSQSAVSNSNKYESREKINAAAQRTLLLDSGSESDSNVYESYAAESSHYYYPTGDYMPPLSPLPEEMRRLDVTHLPLDAPSHPYEYVRNRGLYQDILASPLPSPPSLFDHRLSNQRNEWRSSTYHQQAAERARDVRQLQSDSDLPFELRGELV from the exons AGAGCCATCTGTAGATCAGGAAGACAAAAAGACGCTCCTGAGCCTCAGCGTCACTCAACAG GCACACATGCCCAGCAGGCCTTCAGGTCTGAGCCCAGGAACCTCACTGTGCGGATGGGAGCCACAGCCGTGTTGAGGTGTGAGGTGCTGCGGGCCTCAGGGACGGTGCAGTGGGTGAAAGATGGCCTCCTACTGGGACCACAGAGAAGCCTTCCAGGCTTTCCACGCTACAGCATGATTGGAAACCCCACTAAAG GGCAGTATCACCTTCAGATTGAGAAGGCCCAACTGGAAGATGACGCCTCCTATGAATGTCAAGTGGGCCGGTCTGAGAGCAGTCGAGCAATCATTTCCAGTACGGTCTGGGTCAACATGCTAA TTCCTCCTTCCAAGCCATACTTTGAAGTGGATATGGCAACACCTTGGACAGCAGGGAAGAAATACGTTGTCACCTGTATCGCCCCTGATGCAAAGCCCATGGCTGAAATCACACTTTATAAAG ATGGAGTCGAGCTGACAGGTGTAGAGTCTTTTAATATGTCTGGCTCAAAGGATAAGCTCCTGAACACGCATGCTGACGTAACGTATGTGTTTGCCCACCTGCCAGACTCATTTTTCTCACCGACCTGCTCAATATCTCCAAGTCTGTCTTTGTTTCTTGTTTCCCTTGTTTTCACCCCGCTCTtattttctccctctttcttaGTGAGTGCAATGAATTTCGGCACACAGCGAACTGTTACTTGGCACTGTGCGATTGAATTAGCTTCTGTCAAATACACAAAATTACATTCCGGCAGCGAGACAGATCCGATCCTCGCCGGTCGCCAGGTGCCTATAC TCCCGCCTCAGCCTCCAGTTATTGTAGGTCTGGAGAGAGCGGAAGTCAAAGCGGGGAGAATGCTCGTGTTGGAGTGCGTGTCTCATGGTGGAAACCCCCTAGCCACTCTCCACTGGACCAAG AATGGAGAAGTTCTGTCCACGACTTGGAAAAAGGACGTTGTGGCGCAGAAGTCCATCAGTATCCTCTACCTGAAGATCACCCCCGCAGATAACCAGGCAGTGCTGTGCTGTGAGAGCGTCAATCTGGTGTCCCTGTCACCTCTGTCTGTCAGCCGCAAAATCACTGTGTTCT ttgAGCCTGCAGAGGTGACACTGTTGGGTGAGTTCACGACCATCGAGGGGCAGGACTTGGTTCTGAACTGCTACACCACCTCCAGTAATCCGCCTGTTCAGATCCGCTGGTGGCTGGGCTACAAGGAGCTCGACAGCAGTGTTGCAACTATCACAGAG GGAGACAACGGTGGGATGATAACCATATCCAACATGACCCACGTGGTCTCCCGGGAGGATGATGGGCTGAAACTCACCTGTGAGGCTTTCAACAAGGGCACACACTTCTCCAAGTCTCAAGACGCCATACTCAATGTCTATT aCCCACCTCTAAAGGTGTGGCTCGATACTCCCCCTCAAGATGTCCCCCTCCGTTCAGGGACCACAGTCTGTCTCATCTGCTTCTCCACTGGAGGGAATCCCCCTGGGACTCTGACTTGGttcaag AATGGAAAAGCTTTGTCCGAtgcactgagacagacatccttTGATCGCGGTGTGGCTCGAGAACTGGTCCTGGTCCTGACGGCCAGTGACAACATGGCCACCTACCGCTGTGATGCCACAAATAAAGCAAAGAAGACAATCTCTGCCCACACTAAGCTTATGGTTAACT TTACAGCAATAAGTATGAAGATCTCAACCAAACAGCAGGAGCTACGTCGGGGTCAGATGCTTACTCTGGAGTGCCAGTCTGGAAGCAGTAACCCCAAGGCCAGCATCTCCTGGACCTTGGGCGCACTCAG GTTCCAGGGAGTGGAGCAGCCACCCAAGAGGGCTCAGTTTGGTGGTGTGTCAGTGCACAGTTCTCTATCCCTGAATCTGAGTTCACAGCATCACAACCAGAGGGTCATTTGCCAGGCCTACAGTCCTGTGCTAGCAGAGGGGGCTAACACATTCTTTAAACTCAATGTGCTTT ACCCACCAGAGTTTAGCCCAGAGCAGCCAACGAAGGTTCAGGTGGTGGAGAACGACATGGCAACCATCCCACTGCTGGTCTCAGCTAACCCAGAGGAGGTCTCCTGCATTTGGCTGCACCGCAGGGAGAAGCTGGTCAAAG TGGGGTATCTGCGCTACAACTGGTCAGATGAGAACGCACTGGAAATCAGGAATGTGACGAGGAATAATGCCGGAGTTTACACGGTCAAGTGCTCAAATGATGAGGGTGTCAATCAAACCTCCGTCATGCTGGACATTCAGT ATGCTCCCAGTGTCAAGGCAGAGAAAGACCCTGTGTTAGTGAACCTGGGGGAAACGGCAGACATGATATGTGTGGCAGATGCCAACCCCATTATATCTGACATGTTCTTTTGGAAATGGCTG GGAGaaggggaggtggaggtgggacAGGAGACCCAGGAAGACAAATATGGCCTTCTGACCATCCACAATGTGACTCGGGCTCATGCTGGTCTTTACCAGTGCACAGCCAATAATGGCATAGCACCCCCTGCCACTGTTGATGTGCAGCTGATCGTGCAAT TCAAACCAGAGATTCAGAAAGGAGCCCAATGGCGGAAGGTAGCAAGTAGAGGGGATGGCACCACTACAGCTGAGGTTGTGTGTTGGGCAGAAGGTATTCCTCGTGTCGACTTCTCTTGGGAAAAAAATGGTGTACTTATGGACTTTGCAAACCACAG GTATGAGGAGCAGACTGTGAGTGAGGGCTCCTTCCAAACCAGCACAGTCAGAGTTATAAATGTGAGCGCAGCTCTGGACTATGCTGTCTTCAGCTGCACTGCTCGCAACTCACTTGGGGAAGACAAGCTAGACATCCAACTCGTCAGCACAA ATCACCCAGATCCTCCGACGTCGTTTCGCCAAGTCAGCGTCTCCCACGACTCGGTCACTCTGGAGTGGATCCCCAGCTTCAATGGTGGTTTGCGGCAAAGATTTCGTATAAG ATACCGTTCGGATCAGTCAGCCAGTTTCCTCTACATGGACGTCTTCCCTCCCAGTGCATCAACCTTCACCATCACTGGCCTGCAGCCTGTCACCACTTACAACTTCTCTGTCAATGCCCTTAATGCAATTGGAGAGAGTGGCTATGCTGACAACAATGCAGTACTCACCATCACCACCATGG CGAGGCCAGAAGAAGAAGTGCCAGAAGAGGAGA GAGGATATTTGACAGAAGTCTTGACAGTGGTGTTTGGAATCCTGCTGGTATTGAATTCACTGGGTTGCTTCTTTGGATTGAGGTGGAAAAAGAGGCGAGGCCAGACAG GGGGTAAAGGAGGCAGTGTATTGGGTGGAAAGAAGAATGAAGAGGACGG GTCCAGTCAGTCAGCTGTAAGCAATTCCAATAAGTATGAGAGCAGAGAAAAGATCAACGCCGCAGCCCAGCGCACCCTCCTACTCGACTCTGGATCTGAAAGCGACAGCAATGTCTACGAGAGCTATGCGGCG GAAAGTTCCCATTATTATTACCCCACTGGTGACTACATGCCTCCTCTCAGCCCACTCCCTGAGGAAATGCGTAGGCTCG ATGTCACCCACCTCCCCTTGGACGCTCCCAGCCATCCGTATGAATATGTAAGAAACCGGGGTCTGTACCAGGACATCCTGGCTTCCCCTCTTCCTTCCCCTCCGTCTTTGTTTGACCACAGATTGTCTAATCAAAGGAACGAGTGGAGATCATCAACCTACCATCAG CAGGCTGCTGAGAGAGCGAGGGATGTTCGACAACTGCAGAGTGATTCTGATCTTCCCTTTGAACTCCGAGGTGAATTAGTctag